From a region of the Haloferax volcanii DS2 genome:
- a CDS encoding bacterio-opsin activator domain-containing protein — MDATSSPTRVLAVVGPAVDRERLVDVLSPLSVSVAPSVDAAGRRAEAESVDCVVLGTDRLAHVNAVHGALAVPLVVVVPPDGDLSAATARDAGAADVVPVVDSNLFERLPERVESAVAWRRRGAAAASKITEDLKEQAIDEAPVGITVADCSLPDRPLVYVNEAFETMTGYSADAALGRNCRYLQGPNTDPERVAELRRAIEAEESASVELLNYRANGETFWNRVDVAPLSGSDGEVTHYVGFQTDITERVRAEAAAERYAARVDEERARLQTLVEHIEGLLADVTSALVRAESRQELEAAVCDRVTAAGSFDCAWVGHCDLSPAVIVPNERAGTDTEFLDGLEISRSNPDDPTARAAETRTVQSADVGDGSVSAETLVPFGSVIAVPLVHSGTLYGVLTVYTDVAELDDQVRVVFGTLGRAVGAAIDAFESRRSLLSDERLELELEVRDETQPLVRLAVAGDCELSYRGSAQHDDGTVSLFVSTHPATEFGEADTDLDGLRSVDVLPRGDDAELYELTFDDGSLLHLVADAGGRLVDLEVDRLGCRLTVIISDRVAGRALLDDLQTVAANAELRSVTNRSEPPEARREFVASVTDDFTDRQQSALQLAYLGGYFEWPHAVTGEELAETTGVSRATFHQHLHAAERKLISRFFDSNPY, encoded by the coding sequence ATGGACGCCACCTCGTCTCCCACCCGCGTCCTCGCGGTCGTCGGTCCCGCCGTCGACCGGGAGCGACTCGTGGACGTGCTCTCGCCGCTTTCGGTGTCGGTCGCCCCCTCGGTCGACGCGGCCGGCCGGCGCGCCGAGGCCGAATCGGTCGACTGCGTCGTGCTCGGAACCGACCGCCTCGCCCACGTGAACGCGGTCCACGGTGCGCTCGCGGTCCCGCTGGTCGTCGTCGTCCCGCCCGACGGCGACCTCTCGGCGGCGACCGCCCGCGACGCGGGCGCGGCCGACGTGGTCCCGGTCGTCGACTCGAACCTCTTCGAACGGCTTCCAGAACGGGTCGAAAGCGCCGTCGCGTGGCGTCGCCGCGGCGCGGCGGCCGCGAGCAAGATTACGGAGGACCTGAAAGAACAGGCGATAGACGAGGCTCCGGTCGGTATCACCGTCGCGGACTGCTCGCTGCCCGACCGACCGCTCGTCTACGTCAACGAGGCGTTCGAGACGATGACCGGCTACTCGGCCGACGCGGCGCTGGGGCGAAACTGCCGATACCTTCAGGGACCGAACACCGACCCCGAGCGGGTCGCCGAACTCCGCCGCGCCATCGAGGCCGAAGAGTCGGCGTCGGTCGAACTGCTGAACTACCGCGCGAACGGCGAGACGTTCTGGAATCGGGTCGACGTCGCGCCGCTGAGCGGGTCGGACGGTGAGGTGACGCACTACGTCGGCTTCCAGACGGACATCACCGAGCGCGTGCGCGCAGAGGCGGCCGCCGAGCGGTACGCCGCTCGAGTCGACGAGGAGCGCGCGCGCCTCCAGACGCTCGTCGAGCACATCGAGGGGTTGTTGGCGGACGTGACGAGCGCGCTCGTCCGCGCCGAGAGCAGACAGGAACTCGAAGCGGCCGTCTGCGACCGCGTCACCGCCGCGGGGTCGTTCGACTGCGCGTGGGTCGGCCACTGCGACCTCTCGCCGGCGGTCATCGTTCCAAACGAGCGGGCCGGAACGGACACGGAGTTCCTCGACGGCCTCGAAATCAGTCGGTCGAATCCCGACGACCCCACGGCTCGCGCCGCGGAGACGCGGACCGTCCAGTCGGCGGACGTCGGCGACGGGAGCGTCTCCGCCGAGACGCTCGTCCCGTTCGGCTCCGTCATCGCGGTCCCGCTGGTCCACAGCGGGACGCTGTACGGCGTCCTGACGGTCTACACCGACGTCGCGGAACTCGACGACCAAGTCCGGGTGGTGTTCGGGACGCTCGGCAGGGCGGTCGGCGCGGCCATCGACGCCTTCGAGAGCCGGCGGTCCCTGCTGTCCGACGAGCGGCTCGAACTCGAACTCGAGGTGCGCGACGAGACCCAGCCGTTGGTCCGACTCGCCGTCGCGGGCGACTGCGAACTCTCGTATCGCGGTTCGGCCCAACACGACGACGGGACCGTGAGTCTGTTCGTCTCGACGCACCCCGCGACCGAGTTCGGGGAAGCCGACACCGACCTCGACGGCCTTCGAAGCGTCGACGTTCTCCCCCGCGGCGACGACGCGGAACTCTACGAGCTCACCTTCGACGACGGGTCGCTCCTTCACCTCGTCGCCGACGCGGGTGGGCGGCTCGTCGACCTCGAAGTAGACCGCCTCGGCTGTCGGCTCACGGTCATCATTTCCGACCGCGTGGCGGGCCGGGCGCTCCTCGACGACTTGCAGACGGTCGCGGCGAACGCCGAACTCCGCTCCGTCACGAATCGGTCGGAACCGCCGGAGGCGCGCCGCGAGTTCGTCGCGAGCGTCACCGACGACTTCACCGACCGACAGCAGTCGGCCCTCCAACTCGCCTACCTCGGCGGCTACTTCGAGTGGCCCCACGCCGTCACCGGCGAGGAACTCGCGGAGACGACGGGCGTCTCGCGGGCGACGTTCCACCAGCACCTGCACGCCGCGGAGCGCAAACTCATCTCCCGATTTTTCGACAGCAACCCATACTAG
- a CDS encoding V-type ATP synthase subunit D, giving the protein MAEDVKPTRKNLMAIEDRIELSERGHDTLEQKRDGLIMEFMDILDQAQDVRANLNQDYERAQNKINMARAMEGDVAVRGAASALKEYPEITTQSKNIMGVVVPQIESSRVKKSLDQRGYGLLGSSARIDEAADAYEELLESIILAAEVETAMKKMLEEIETTKRRVNALEFKLLPELYENQEYIEQKLEEQEREEIFRLKKIKAKKEEEEKEERAAEKAAAEADADADAEAATAD; this is encoded by the coding sequence ATGGCCGAAGACGTCAAGCCGACCCGCAAGAACTTGATGGCGATCGAAGATCGCATCGAACTCTCCGAGCGGGGCCACGACACGCTCGAACAGAAGCGTGACGGGCTCATCATGGAGTTCATGGACATCCTCGACCAGGCCCAAGACGTGCGGGCCAACCTCAATCAGGACTACGAGCGCGCGCAGAACAAAATCAACATGGCCCGCGCCATGGAGGGCGACGTGGCGGTCCGCGGCGCGGCCTCCGCGCTGAAGGAGTACCCCGAAATCACGACGCAGTCGAAGAACATCATGGGCGTCGTCGTCCCGCAGATCGAGTCCTCGCGCGTCAAAAAGAGCCTCGACCAGCGCGGCTACGGACTCCTCGGCTCCTCGGCCCGCATCGACGAGGCCGCGGACGCCTACGAGGAACTCCTCGAATCCATCATCCTCGCGGCGGAAGTCGAAACGGCCATGAAGAAGATGCTCGAGGAAATCGAGACGACGAAGCGCCGCGTCAACGCGCTCGAATTCAAACTGCTCCCGGAGCTGTACGAGAACCAGGAGTACATCGAGCAGAAGCTCGAAGAACAGGAGCGCGAGGAGATTTTCCGCCTGAAGAAAATCAAGGCGAAGAAGGAAGAAGAAGAAAAAGAAGAACGCGCCGCGGAGAAGGCGGCGGCCGAAGCCGACGCGGACGCAGACGCGGAAGCGGCGACCGCAGACTGA
- a CDS encoding DUF6276 family protein, with protein sequence MSCPDCDGDLAVFAVPEPLESHAPEAALTVGLCADCLRLHSTEAPPSDGASRPLAGALPDGDAGAAVALLVGMLDSLALNRAGIVDCVEFAERSGTDVHLTLDRLQQTATAPHFDVARRQRQLDAFL encoded by the coding sequence ATGTCTTGTCCCGACTGCGACGGCGACCTCGCCGTCTTCGCGGTGCCGGAACCGCTCGAATCCCACGCGCCCGAGGCGGCGCTGACCGTCGGGTTGTGCGCCGACTGTCTCCGACTGCACTCGACCGAGGCACCGCCGAGCGACGGTGCGTCGCGGCCGCTCGCGGGCGCGCTTCCCGACGGCGACGCGGGCGCGGCGGTCGCGCTCCTCGTCGGTATGCTCGACTCGCTCGCGCTCAACCGCGCCGGTATCGTCGACTGCGTCGAGTTCGCCGAGCGGTCCGGGACCGACGTGCACCTCACGCTCGACCGGCTCCAGCAGACGGCGACGGCCCCCCACTTCGACGTCGCTCGCCGGCAGCGCCAGTTGGACGCGTTTCTCTGA
- the prf1 gene encoding peptide chain release factor aRF-1 — protein MSSDAEEASEDRRKYEFKKVIEDLREYEGSGTQLVTIYIPEDKQISDVVEHVITEHSEASNIKSKQTRTNVQDALTSIKDRLRYYGNFPPDNGIVMFSGAVDAGGGQTTMVTKVLESPPEPIQSFRYHCDSNFLTGPLEDMLMDKGLFGLIVLDRREANVGWLKGKRVEPVKSASSLVPGKQRKGGQSAQRFARLRLEAIDNFYQEVAGMANDLFVPKRHDMDGILVGGPSPTKDEFLDGDYLHHELQDLVVGKFDVAYTDESGLYDLVDAGQDALADQEVIKDKKQMEEFFEKLHRGNESTYGFEATRKNLVMGSVDRLLISEDLRKDIAVYDCGGQEEYELVDHRHDTPTHECDDGSEAELKDREDVIEWLMDLADQRGTETKFISTDFEKGEQLYDAFGGIAGILRYSTGV, from the coding sequence ATGAGTAGCGACGCCGAGGAGGCGAGCGAGGACCGCCGAAAGTACGAATTCAAGAAGGTCATCGAGGACCTACGAGAGTACGAAGGGTCGGGAACGCAGCTCGTCACCATCTACATCCCCGAAGACAAGCAGATTTCCGACGTGGTCGAACACGTCATCACGGAGCACAGCGAAGCGTCTAACATCAAATCGAAGCAGACGCGAACGAACGTCCAAGACGCCCTGACGAGCATCAAGGACCGACTCCGGTACTACGGGAACTTCCCGCCGGACAACGGCATCGTGATGTTCTCCGGCGCGGTCGACGCCGGCGGCGGCCAGACGACGATGGTCACCAAGGTACTCGAAAGCCCGCCGGAGCCGATTCAGTCGTTCCGGTACCACTGCGACTCGAACTTCCTCACCGGGCCGCTCGAAGACATGCTCATGGACAAGGGCCTGTTCGGCCTCATCGTCCTCGACCGCCGCGAGGCCAACGTCGGCTGGCTCAAGGGCAAGCGCGTCGAGCCGGTCAAGAGCGCCTCGTCGCTCGTCCCCGGCAAGCAGCGAAAGGGAGGTCAGTCCGCCCAGCGTTTCGCCCGCCTCCGCCTCGAAGCCATCGACAACTTCTACCAGGAGGTCGCCGGCATGGCCAACGACCTGTTCGTCCCCAAGCGCCACGACATGGACGGCATCCTCGTGGGCGGCCCTTCGCCGACGAAAGACGAGTTCCTCGACGGCGACTACCTCCACCACGAACTGCAAGACCTCGTCGTCGGGAAGTTCGACGTGGCCTACACCGACGAGTCCGGCCTCTACGACCTCGTCGACGCCGGGCAGGACGCGCTGGCCGACCAAGAGGTCATCAAGGACAAAAAGCAGATGGAGGAGTTCTTCGAGAAGCTCCACCGCGGCAACGAGTCCACCTACGGGTTCGAGGCGACCCGCAAGAACCTCGTGATGGGGTCAGTCGACCGCCTCCTCATCTCCGAGGACCTCCGAAAGGACATCGCCGTCTACGACTGTGGCGGCCAAGAGGAGTACGAGCTCGTCGACCACCGTCACGACACGCCCACCCACGAGTGCGACGACGGCTCGGAGGCCGAACTGAAAGACCGCGAGGACGTCATCGAGTGGCTCATGGACCTCGCAGACCAGCGCGGCACCGAGACGAAGTTTATCAGCACCGACTTCGAGAAAGGCGAACAGCTCTACGACGCGTTCGGTGGCATCGCCGGCATCCTCCGGTACTCCACCGGCGTCTAA
- the minD gene encoding cell division ATPase MinD codes for MARVYAVASAKGGVGKTTSTANLGTTLAMAGHDVVVVDGDLGMPNLAGALGVDPDGATLHDVLTGEAAVETAVYDGPAGLSVLPGSNALEAFATANAKELEPVISTLEASYDIVIIDTGAGLSDDTFVPLKLADEVILVSTTEREALGDTEKTRQLADRIGADVVGVVLTRVDQSKPNADVVASLLDTGVIAVVPESPAIREALSTRDPVVVHSPDSIATAGYRALAEALTGTPVPVPGLDDETDEADATPEPADAADPEPNPEPAPDSDFVEDSGDGVDDGAGPAATPDLDSGSDSVADPDAAAVADEDRATADPELESEAEPNVEAEPEGESTVETEPEAEPNAETEPEPAVDSDTDDDLAALIPFSASTAEEPDDPAEPDPTDGADASESAADPAVDSAVDPGDDAPADPLAADASDDPVLADSDPVGDEETDTDPLAADLDAVTRGTPAADEETVAVADDEVVSDVDADTDSADADPLAEDTAADESRSASSASVEGADAPGADEPLVAEAEPDAAEAESDATEADPDADDSPEDDEEGVYTTSLVEEVESFDDDERDEKKKGFLSRFLG; via the coding sequence ATGGCCCGGGTGTACGCAGTTGCCAGCGCGAAAGGCGGGGTTGGAAAGACGACGAGCACGGCCAACCTCGGGACGACGCTCGCGATGGCCGGTCACGACGTCGTCGTCGTCGACGGTGACCTCGGGATGCCGAACCTCGCCGGCGCGCTCGGCGTCGACCCCGACGGGGCGACGCTCCACGACGTGTTGACGGGCGAGGCGGCGGTCGAGACCGCCGTCTACGACGGACCGGCGGGACTCTCGGTGCTCCCCGGCTCGAACGCGCTCGAAGCGTTCGCGACGGCGAACGCCAAGGAGCTCGAACCGGTCATCTCGACGCTCGAAGCGAGCTACGACATCGTCATCATCGACACCGGTGCGGGGCTGAGCGACGACACGTTCGTCCCGCTGAAGCTCGCCGACGAGGTCATCCTGGTCTCCACGACGGAGCGCGAGGCGCTCGGTGACACGGAAAAGACCCGACAGCTCGCAGACCGCATCGGTGCCGACGTGGTCGGCGTCGTCCTCACGCGCGTCGACCAGTCGAAGCCGAACGCCGACGTGGTCGCTTCGCTCCTCGATACCGGCGTCATCGCCGTCGTCCCCGAGTCCCCGGCCATCCGCGAAGCGCTCAGCACGCGGGACCCGGTCGTCGTCCACTCGCCCGACAGCATCGCGACCGCGGGGTATCGCGCGCTCGCCGAGGCGCTCACCGGAACGCCGGTCCCGGTTCCGGGTCTGGACGACGAGACGGACGAAGCGGACGCGACTCCCGAACCGGCGGACGCCGCCGACCCGGAGCCCAACCCCGAACCTGCCCCCGACTCGGACTTCGTCGAGGACAGCGGTGACGGGGTCGACGACGGAGCCGGTCCGGCGGCGACCCCGGACCTCGATTCGGGTTCGGACTCCGTGGCCGACCCCGACGCCGCCGCAGTCGCGGACGAAGACCGGGCCACGGCGGACCCCGAACTCGAATCGGAGGCCGAACCGAACGTCGAAGCCGAACCCGAGGGAGAATCGACTGTCGAGACCGAACCGGAGGCGGAACCGAACGCCGAGACCGAACCGGAGCCAGCAGTCGATTCGGACACCGACGACGACCTCGCGGCGTTGATTCCGTTTTCCGCCAGCACCGCCGAGGAGCCGGACGACCCCGCGGAACCCGACCCTACCGATGGCGCGGACGCGTCCGAGTCCGCCGCAGACCCCGCCGTGGACTCCGCGGTCGACCCCGGCGACGACGCGCCGGCCGACCCGTTGGCCGCCGACGCGTCCGACGACCCGGTACTCGCGGACTCCGACCCGGTCGGCGACGAGGAGACCGACACCGACCCGCTGGCGGCTGACCTCGACGCGGTCACCCGCGGGACGCCGGCTGCTGACGAGGAGACGGTCGCCGTGGCCGACGACGAAGTCGTGTCGGACGTCGACGCCGACACCGACTCGGCGGACGCGGACCCGCTCGCGGAAGACACGGCCGCAGACGAGTCGCGCTCGGCGTCCTCGGCGTCGGTCGAGGGGGCGGACGCGCCCGGCGCGGACGAACCACTCGTCGCGGAGGCCGAACCGGATGCGGCCGAGGCCGAATCGGACGCCACTGAGGCCGACCCGGACGCCGACGACTCACCCGAAGACGACGAGGAGGGCGTCTACACCACCTCGCTCGTCGAGGAGGTCGAGTCGTTCGACGACGACGAGCGCGATGAGAAGAAAAAGGGGTTCCTCAGTCGCTTCCTCGGCTAA